TCCACATACTTTTGGATAATTTCAgatattttgaataatattggatatttcagttttaaaatattgcAATGATTTTagtagatttttaaattatgtatatgtatatatttgattaaGTTATATGTTTTgggtgtttgttttgttttcgttTAATTAtagatacataaaaatatagaaaccacATCAGGGTatttaatttgatagttttggTCCGGTTCTGGTTTTACTTATTTCACCTCGGTTCTTTTGGATTCGGGTTTGGCCCATGCCTACTTCAGTTacttgagaagcaaaggccTATTTCAACTACTTGAGAAGCAAGAAACATTACCGATCTTGTTTAGGTTTTTGAAGCGGATCCAGTTCATGAAGCTGCTGAGCTTCTTTAACGTAAGAGCTTCCATGTAATATATGTTCCATAATCGCAGCGGCTTCAATCTGACCAGGATGGTGCTTGAGCTTATGCGTTAGATGATCAGTAAACTCCGGCTTCCCTTGCATGACCTCCGCGAACATCGCAGACATAACTTCAGACAAAACCGCCAAAACATTGGTCTCAAACAGAACCATCGAAGCCAGACCCGATCCGACCCCTGTCCCGTTCACAAGAGCCAGTCCTTCCTTTGGCTGCAGCTCAAAAAAGGACGGTACTCCGGCTAGCTTAAAGGCATCGGAGGCAGTGAGAGTCTCACCGGCGGGACCCACGGCTTTTGAATTGGGACGGCCGGTGAGCAGTCCGGCGATGTAAGAGAGAGGAACAAGGTCGCCGGATGCGGTGATGCTGCCACGGAGAGGGATGCATGGAGTGATTTCGTTGTTAAGAAGCTTTGTAATGGCTTCAAGAATCTCAAAGCGTATTCCAGAGTAGCCTTGGAGGAGAGTGTTGACACGGACGAGCATAGCTGCTCTAGTTGCCGACTTAGGTAGCGTGAGTGACGTGTCTCCGACGCCGGCACCGAATATTCCGGCGTTCAAGAACCTGATGGGATCATATGTTACTAATATTTAAGACAAGGAAAACTATTTTCcttcaaatttataaattatcttcaaaacgaccagaattatttatattagataacatatgttaaaataaagttCGGTGTATGAAGTGAAAGTCATGTAACTAATATTATTGTCTAACTTAATTTCACCTATTATTGCCAAACACCAAACTAGTTCAGCTAACTAATATTAGTACGAAAATATTCGCCTAGTAATAATTATTTGGTACCACAATTACCAAAGAAGTGGAAACTTTTAGGCGAAAGATAGATCACCTAAAACGTATTTCAGTCacaataaatagaaaaaaatcattattatattttcttacttACCTATTATCAACTGTATGGTATTCTAAAATTTACTTCCTGAAATATGCATTTTCTACATTTTTCACAatagagaaaatataataaatgttcacaattagatttattatttgtttttatttttattatactgACCAATAAcatttaatcaatttaatatttttaattaatatttattaaaaaattacaatttattaatttcaataaataaaatatttttaaaaatctataaaatatatttttgtggaaaaagaaataaaatttgatttaggGAACATATAGAATATTTAAAAGtcatataataaaatacttAATAAGGTGTTGAGAAAATCAATATTACCTAATAAGCTCCTTTTGAAGTGCACCGCCTTGTTTAGTTCTTCTATGGGACGTTGCACCAAACCCTGTGGTGACTCCATAACTGTCCGTGCCACGGTTCATGCTCTCCATCACCCAGTCGCTACTCGCCTTAACTCCGGCACGAGCCTCCTCCGCCAGCTCCACCGTCACTCCTCCGCTAGCCACGGCTGCAACTTGACCAATCGTCAGCGTCTCTCCTCCTAACCGCACCGCACCTTTTCTGTAATCTTCCACCATACGTTTCACCTCCTCCAAGTGGCTCCCTTTCAAAGCTTCCGCCGCCGCGTTCCAGTTCAACGGATCGGCGGAAACAGCGACGATGtggttgttgttttgtttgcacAAGTCCATGATCACCGAGTGTAAAAGATTGGATCGTTTGaacaaatattatacaaaacaaaagcaCTGAAAATGTGTGTATGTATCAACTTGCACGTTGCGCTTACAAGACGATTGGTTTAtatgttttctgatttttatataattaaaattacaaaGGATTGCAAAGGAAACTTTATTTGATTGCAAATAAATTTTCCTGAGAGAAATGTGAGCGACAATGGAGGTTTTAAATAGAGGCAAGGAGTTGGTGAGAACCAGACGAGTTAGTTGAAATGTGTCTACAGCCGTCGGATGTTCCTTGCAATCTGGCGGATGTGTGTTAGCCACGTGGCTTACATGATATGTGAGTCCGCTTACTTGTCGATCTCGAGCGTCAGGTCTTGCCAGAGATAGGGACACGATGTTTGGTGTGAGTGTGAGCAATACCACAGAACCAATTTCACATTTTTCATATCATTTTTCCTAaccatgtaaatttattttatatttttgtgatttttcttttcttgcatGGAATGTTGCTAAAACGTTaattcttttaataaaaaagaaagaaaaacggGCAACGTCATTAATAGCTCATATACCAAATGTTATCCAGATCgtataatttatatatggaaTGTAATTTGTAAATGGCCAAACTAAAATGTGTTTATGTTGGTTACACTTATgacaaccaaaaacaaaaacaacaaggTGGAATTCATTtagtttataaatgattttttaccTTATGCAAGTTAaagatttgtttaaaatttgacACGAGATtctttaaacattttaaaacaatgGAACTGACTAAAACAATGAAACATGTTTGATACGTTGATTGAATATGCATGGTTCGAGTATAATTGTAATCATGTCTGATTCTTTCTAGTCTAAACTATACATAGGCAATCGAATaaccaaagaaacaaaaacaacacaaaGAAACGATCAGATCATTTTTCATGACTactttttaattgtttaaacacttgtgttattgtttgtttgttttttggttttagatttcATATGTAGTTTAGACTACAAAGAATTAACCCTGGTTATAATTATACTCGAGCCAAATTCCATCAACTAATTAAACATAAACTTGGTTTATTTCcattgttttaaaatgtttaaagaATCTCATGTCAAGTTTCAAACAAATCTTCAACTTGCATTAAGTAAATATCCTTTGTATACTAAATGCATATGAAGAAAATCTTATTGACTTTATGGAATGGAAAGCCTAGTACGCATCATTCTCTTCCTTATAGAGATTGTGAAAAGCTTACCACCAAACACATAAATTGATTGACAatgaaataagtaaatattattaaagaagTTGATAATGGATAGAGTTGGTGAGATTTGGGTGAAAGCCTTTTCTGCCTCTCATCCTCTTCACCAACCATGCTCACACCTCTCACCTATCTTATGGTAGGACTTGTTAGCCAGTAGAACTACTAGTATTGTATAAGTCATGAAAATTATGATATAATATGTATTGTTGTTTCGATATAGTCATTTTAGATACTTCCATCTCAACCTTTTTCTAAAATTAAGCTATAATAGatacataaaataaagatattacGATCCAAATTGAGTGTATATCTTtctcaaacaaaaacaattgaGTGTATATGACCGACAGCACACTATATACAAAATGGCATGTTTAAAATGAAGTGTTTGTTACACTTAAGTAGCTCCCAAACCAAATGATGTGTACCTTAGatcacatgtatttgttttcGTCTTCTTCTTTACATTCTCGTGGAAAATGAAGTAAAACTGTAAGAGTATATATCTGCTGTAATATGTTCATCTAGATGTGGTTTATTCAATAGGTTACACTTTAATTAACTTTGGTTATCATGTAAAACTACTTACGTTCAAAGACTTGCCATACATATATTGTCATGGACTGGTTATAAATCTTGAAATACTATAAaaagaatcttcaaatttcttgTACAAAAACATTATTGTTGACGCAGGAATAATTGTTCAGGGGTGACGATTTGATGACCTCAAATTAGAGAGGATGAAAGACGAGCACAGGGAAGTCGGTTCAATCTCTGCAGCCACATGgctaagatttttttaatttttttaaattaaattttatattgattaATCAAAGAATAAACTGGCATTTACAATGGGTATGAAAAGAAGCTAAAAGCTATACAAAAATATCACTTCCTATTAGAAGAAGAGACCCATTTCATCTTGTATATACTTCCAGCCAGCGCCTGAATAGACCAGCACACTtgtgatttttttcattttatccttgtggttaggtaaatgtAACCAATTAATGAGTGTCTTTTTGTTTGTCTACCTGCATTGCATCCGGAACAGGATTCTTGTTTCTCTTAGCCGAGAATTTTATATCCGGCTTGTTTCGGGTTTCTTTCATTCTCACCCACCCATTAACCGATACACGCCTTAgatgaaattttctttttatacaaATCTACTTGAAAACTCTTGTTCAAGCCTGGCTAGAGTCAGcaattaataactctataacCCAAGATTCTAACTGAAACTCACTtgatatgacaaataagaacgCGTGGTAGCTACTTGCTAGTAAGCGAGAACACTCAAGGGCTTTGAAGGTTCTTGATTTCCTCTTCTTTAGCATACCAAGCTAGTACGAACTTGGAAAGTTGAGGGTTAGAGGTCTTTGTAAGAGTTTTTTATAGGTCCTTCCGCAACTCCAGTACTAGTGGCCACTGATACTGACAAGGGGGTTCAATATCAAAGATTGTTTGTTTTAAAGTGAAAATCTGATGTTAAGAATGTTTCAGTTCACAACAGACCTCGACTGTTTCCTTGTaaaactttttcttctttccaGAATCCAAACGTCAGAATTGCCATGATGATCCAACGGCTGATGGTTTGTGGACCGGACAACCGAAACCAGTGTTTATGTGTGTTTGATCGGACGGACACAcgttgatgataaaataaataggctttttaaaacaaatctggCCCAACATTTTGAAGCCCTATATTGTTTTACGGTCTGCTAACTTTCTAATTACCTCTAATTATTGTCCATGCATCATGCGAGATATATCACACATGGGTCATGGCGCACCAATTTCAGTACGTCGCACATGATAGAAAACATACTccctctatttttttatttttttatatgatgttttagaagatatttttgttttaatttgtatGATGTTTTGAATCTTTCTatgtaaaattatcaaaataattgattaaaatattaaaagttaatgTATAGTTTATTTCTTATTTGTTCTAAATAGCaatgattaattatttttaattacttttttgGTGTAAtcagtgttttttttgttttgaacaaGGGCATAATACAATcagtgtttttgaaaaaaatatttgttttcttcttaatatgtgtgtttatcctaaaacatcatataaaaaaaacagagggaatATTAAATACCTAAGCAGTGACATGAGCATAGGCATACTTAGACACATAATACATGCCAGTATAAGTTCATAACACCACACACATTACACCTAGCTATCACGTTAAAATCTAGGTCGGATTTGCAACAACAAAATATGTGTACTAAACTATGTGTGTTACACTGACttaaaccacaaaaaaaaattatttaactttGGGAAACACAAATTTATGGAAGAATTCAGACTaatttataaggaaaaatataaCCCACGGATAAACATTTTTCGGAATATACAAAATCTAATTTGTATAGATGTTCAAAAATGTGATTTAGTTTTACACGATAGATAGATAACTTTTATAGTGTTTCAAGCTCGTTTCATTACCAATCAGCTACTAGTTCTTGGACAAACCATAAAATCTTTACtacaaacttttgaaataatCTGACTTGTATAATGAGTAAAAGATTGGATGCCCCGAATTGAAATGCACGGAACTGGTCCTCATGCCTTGCAATCGCGACTCGCAAGggtatttttataataataattgacTTTTATGAACTGTCCTAAACTAACCTAAGAATAATTCATGCTGAGTTTTGATTTCTTGTGAACAGCAAAATCAAAACTGCGATATAATTAAAAGTTATAGTTATGAACTTATGCCATATTTATTTATACAGCAAGCTCAAAAATGACATATGAACTAACACATGTAAGCAAATGATTGATTAGCACaagtattttatattcttaaacaCAATATTAATGCACTATATTTTactatcataatatatataggaaTTCACTGTTTTATTATATTGGTTGATACCGCCATGAGGAGATCTCTTCTTTGAATCTCTTTTATGGTAGTCTTTTTAATGTCATTATAATTTATTAGAAGAGAAAAAGTTGTATAGTTCCGTAGACTAAATTTATATGAGTTTCGTCAACAAGAACATATCTATTCTTCTCACCACATGCCCTAATAATACTAGCGATGTTTCAAACATAAACATCAAAAGAGAAAATAGATAATTAAAAGAAACTTTCCGGTCATCTGTGATGAGTTGCTCACGAATCGTTCGTCAAAAGTAGATATGGCTAACTTCACAGATCCCGATAAAGCAAAATCACGGCCTTCTATGATCCTCTTTGCGTACTTTTACTGCAGTTCATCCAAACATattctcaaaatatatttagtttgagaggtgttcaaaaaaaaatatatatagtttgagtTGTTTCAACATAAAGCTAACCATGATGTGAATGTGCATATACATGACAATTACAAATATACACCCTTTTCATCAAAACCCTCTTGATATTTTTAAGTACCAATGACTTTTAGAACTTTACATCACTTCCAAATATCGTTCTAAAGTGAATCGCAATACTTTAGTTTGACGTTAGCAATTTCTACATAACTTAAACTATACGTGAATTTAGATTACAGTATATTTTCGACCTGTTGTATGCTTTCATTCTGATTCTAGAATTTCCATCAACCAACTTTTTATTATCtttctgaaaattttatttgactTTTTCGCCCACcaacttttaattattcttgGATACACTCATTACGTTTTGTTGTTTAGTGGGAGGTTTACTAAAATCCGTGggttatatttttcataaaacgagtttatatatcaaatatatatgcaacaacaaatatatatattctatattgTTGGTACTCGTTGGAATACGACGTTTTGTATGTATTTGACCGTTAAGAACGCCCCCGTTGgctatttgattatttctccCTTCTTCATAATATAATAGTATCCAATAATTTGAAATTCTTTGTTCTTAATTAGTCATCCCTATGAGTAGATTGGtcttatcaaatattttaatctatAATTAAATCCATAAAACAACTTGTCTACACCGATGGCATTATGATATGACAAcaacatttttggatttttttgagGAAGTTTGAACCATAAAACTAGTTCCGGGCCATGCAGCCTTTtaccacaaaaaaataaaatgtttatttccggTTCAACCCACAAGATTGTTAATCTAAGTTAGCTGGAACCCAGATAATAAGATTGGAGCATGCCAGATAGAATACATCACTATTTCAACTTTTATAGTTGTTGATTAAGACATAAATTCCATATAAGGGAGATTAATATGTCACTGATGCAATTATTCCAACCAAGTCGATTAATATAACAAACATTAATACTAATTAGGCATTTTACCAAACATGATGTAAAGGAAAAAGGGATCTTGTGATCCAAGCAACATATAAACGCAACTCAAAAGATGGGTTTGGCCAAAGTCCCTTTCTCGTTCTCCCACACGTCTCCCTAATTCCATCCCTCTATCTAGACCAAGAGAGAAGAAAACCTCAAGACTTAGTATGTTTCTCTCTCCCTCCCCCTAAACAATACCAGaaacgtctctctctctctctcctccaaaGAATAGTATATGCTAACGTCGTTGTCTTAAGATATATAAACTCTGTTTTCAAAGGAAAACCTTACAACAACACCCAGAAAACGCCTCTACTACttgatctctctctttctctcgccTCTAGCTAGATAGGTAGAGGTTCTGTTTACTGAGAAAAAGTTCTATCTTACCCTCTATATGTTTCTCATCTATGTGACTTGATCAACAAGTAAATGATGAGACAGAATCTGAAAAAAGTTGAACACATCAAACAAGACGAGTCTATGAAGATGTTTCCTTATGCCTTCGGTTTGAATAATTCTTCTGGGAACAGCGCAAAGAGACCTAAGCCTAAGCTtgtatatcttcttctcttcacacTTGTCTCAAGTTGTTTTGTCTTTGCTCCTCACCTCTTTTACTTCCCTTACCCCTCTGCTCTCTTTCTCATCGGTATGATTCTTCTTCTAACTTGTATCACAAGAAAATTAGTTCTGTCTGTTTTTTTGTTAGTAACCTAAACTACTTTTACTTCATATGTTGTTGCAGATTCTTCAATAAAAGAGATTGAAGATAGAGTTTCACAGAACATTACTGAACCTCCCAAACCGTCTAAAAATGGTTAGTACTTAATCCTCTGCTATGTTTCTCATCCGTAACATCCAAGTAACCCACTTCtgtcttttttgttgttgttaaccTAAACTGATTCCACTTCATAATGTTTCTGCAGATTCTTCAATAAAAGAGATTAAAAACCAGGTTTCACAGAACATTACAGAACCTCCCAAACCGTCAAAACCTGGTTAGTATACTTAACCCTATGTTTCCTACCATTCTTGATGCTTCAAGAAAAGGGTTCTCAGTGTTTTTTTCTTCCTCTGGTGATTATGCAGAAGAGAGCATATCATGTGACAGAACCGGTTACCGTTCAGACATATGTTTCATGAAAGGAGACATCAGAACACACTCTCCTTCTTCCTCCATCTTCCTCTACACCTCCAGTGATGACCATGTCTCCCAAGAAATAATCAAACCATACACAAGAAAGTGGGAAACTAGTATTATGGATACCATCGGTGAGCTGAAACTTGTGAAGCTTTCCGGCGATAAGCATAGCTGCCAAGTCACCCATGAAGTACCCGCCGTGCTATTCTCCACCGGAGGATACACCGGAAACCTCTACCATGAGTTCAACGACGGGCTCATACCTTTGTTTATAACATCTAAACGTTACAACAGAAAGGTTGTCTTTGTGATTGCTGAGTATCACAAGTGGTGGGAGATGAAGTATGGAGATGTTATCTCTCAGCTCTCTGATTATCCTCTCATTGATTTCACCAAAGACAAGAGAACTCACTGCTTCAAGGAAGCTATCGTTGGTCTTAAGATCCATGGTGAGTTAACTGTGGATCCTTCTCAGATGCAAGACGATAGAACAACTATCACTGAGTTCAAGAACCTACTTGATCAAGCTTATAGACCAAGAATCAACGTACTGGACGCTGCAGAGGAGCGTCGGTTCAAGGGAAAAGCAGCAAAGAGAAGAAACGCTAAGAAGCCTAAGCTAGCTTTGTTCTCAAGAACCGGGTCTCGAGCCATAACAAACGAAGACCAGATGGTGAAACTGGCTCAGAGGATTGGGTTTCAAGTGGAGGTTTTGAGACCTGACAAAACAACAGAACTAGCAAAGATCTACAGAGTTCTCAACTCAAGCACAGTCATGGTTGGGGTGCATGGAGCAGCAATGACTCATTTTCTGTTCATGAAACCTGGAGGTGTCTTTATTCAGATCATTCCACTAGGGACAGATTGGGCAGCAGAGACGTATTACGGAGAACCGGCAAAGAAGCTTGGTCTAGACTACATTGGTTATAAGATTCTTCCAAGAGAGAGCTCACTGTATGAACAATATGATAAAAATGATCCAATCCTAAGAGATCCAAGAAGCATCACTCAGAAAGGATGGCAGTTCACAAAGGGGATATACTTAACCAAACAGCAAGTGAGGTTAGATCTGAggagattcaagaagattttgAGTGATGCTTATGCAAAATCAAATAGATGACCTGCAATGTGTTTTCACAAGTTGTTGTTGTAACTGTATAGTCTGCACAAAAAACAGTAAATGCAAAGTTATTTGTAACGATTTAAAATATGACCGTGACATTAATGAATTCAATGATATTGAGACAAGAACACCAAACTGCTAAGAATGGCTTAAACCAGAAGCATCTGTGTTACAGTCAGAAGCCATCTCAAGTTGAGTTCTTATTTactaagaagaaaaaatgaataaaactgAAGTGAGATGCTGAAAAAGAAGACTTCAGTGAGAAACTTTGCTTCGAGCCAAAGCAAGTGAACGTGTTATTCTTCAATACTCTTTAGTTACGTCCTCTTCTTCCCTATCTTTGATGATGAACGCACAGGTGGAGGTGTCTTTGCAGTTCTTACACCACTTTCACCTATGGAaggccaacaaaaaaaaagcttagaTATTGATTTTGTTCTGATAAAAAGCGTTAGTAAAGAGAGTTGTGAACTTATACTAACCATTTTCAATTGGATTTCCTCCTATTGAGGATCTACGTGATCTTTCAGGTCCTGGTGGCATAACACCTGTGAGTGATTGCCTTCTCAGTGTTTTAGCGTTGGTTGTGTGTGGCGACTTCACACCACTGAAATTATTTGAGACTCCAAGCGGTGACCGTGGATTTGTAGGAATGTTCTCCTTTCTGTGGTAacaaaaacgttttcaataaACCTGCAGATGCATGATATTATCATAGACATAAAGTCATGTTCATACCTCTTCTCTGAGCCATTGATCAGCTTTCCAATTGTTCTCAGTGACTTCCGTATGTGTGAACTTTTTCCATTAGTCCTAGAATCCACAGAAATAAACTGTATCTCGTTTCTGGGATCTTCTTTAACAGGAGTCTGCAACAGCTGGAGTTGAGGAATGCTTGTTCTGCCATCTACTTTCACTGCTCTGGTACGATAAGAGCTTACAGGAGGACTCAGTGGACTCTTGACCTGCTGCACCTCCATGGTGGGATCTCCTTTGctattttcttcctttttacAGGACCTTGGACCCTCTATACTCAATCTTTGTGCACGACGAGAAGCCAAAGGTGACTTAACACCTTTTCTATCTTCAAGGTTTGCCTTTGCGTTGCTACAGTTTTCGATGCTTAATCTTCTCAGACGTGGAGGAG
This region of Brassica napus cultivar Da-Ae chromosome C5, Da-Ae, whole genome shotgun sequence genomic DNA includes:
- the LOC106377173 gene encoding xylan glycosyltransferase MUCI21-like isoform X2, with translation MMRQNLKKVEHIKQDESMKMFPYAFGLNNSSGNSAKRPKPKLVYLLLFTLVSSCFVFAPHLFYFPYPSALFLIDSSIKEIKNQVSQNITEPPKPSKPEESISCDRTGYRSDICFMKGDIRTHSPSSSIFLYTSSDDHVSQEIIKPYTRKWETSIMDTIGELKLVKLSGDKHSCQVTHEVPAVLFSTGGYTGNLYHEFNDGLIPLFITSKRYNRKVVFVIAEYHKWWEMKYGDVISQLSDYPLIDFTKDKRTHCFKEAIVGLKIHGELTVDPSQMQDDRTTITEFKNLLDQAYRPRINVLDAAEERRFKGKAAKRRNAKKPKLALFSRTGSRAITNEDQMVKLAQRIGFQVEVLRPDKTTELAKIYRVLNSSTVMVGVHGAAMTHFLFMKPGGVFIQIIPLGTDWAAETYYGEPAKKLGLDYIGYKILPRESSLYEQYDKNDPILRDPRSITQKGWQFTKGIYLTKQQVRLDLRRFKKILSDAYAKSNR
- the LOC106377173 gene encoding xylan glycosyltransferase MUCI21-like isoform X1, whose product is MMRQNLKKVEHIKQDESMKMFPYAFGLNNSSGNSAKRPKPKLVYLLLFTLVSSCFVFAPHLFYFPYPSALFLIDSSIKEIEDRVSQNITEPPKPSKNDSSIKEIKNQVSQNITEPPKPSKPEESISCDRTGYRSDICFMKGDIRTHSPSSSIFLYTSSDDHVSQEIIKPYTRKWETSIMDTIGELKLVKLSGDKHSCQVTHEVPAVLFSTGGYTGNLYHEFNDGLIPLFITSKRYNRKVVFVIAEYHKWWEMKYGDVISQLSDYPLIDFTKDKRTHCFKEAIVGLKIHGELTVDPSQMQDDRTTITEFKNLLDQAYRPRINVLDAAEERRFKGKAAKRRNAKKPKLALFSRTGSRAITNEDQMVKLAQRIGFQVEVLRPDKTTELAKIYRVLNSSTVMVGVHGAAMTHFLFMKPGGVFIQIIPLGTDWAAETYYGEPAKKLGLDYIGYKILPRESSLYEQYDKNDPILRDPRSITQKGWQFTKGIYLTKQQVRLDLRRFKKILSDAYAKSNR
- the LOC106377173 gene encoding xylan glycosyltransferase MUCI21-like isoform X3, with the translated sequence MMRQNLKKVEHIKQDESMKMFPYAFGLNNSSGNSAKRPKPKLVYLLLFTLVSSCFVFAPHLFYFPYPSALFLIDSSIKEIEDRVSQNITEPPKPSKNEESISCDRTGYRSDICFMKGDIRTHSPSSSIFLYTSSDDHVSQEIIKPYTRKWETSIMDTIGELKLVKLSGDKHSCQVTHEVPAVLFSTGGYTGNLYHEFNDGLIPLFITSKRYNRKVVFVIAEYHKWWEMKYGDVISQLSDYPLIDFTKDKRTHCFKEAIVGLKIHGELTVDPSQMQDDRTTITEFKNLLDQAYRPRINVLDAAEERRFKGKAAKRRNAKKPKLALFSRTGSRAITNEDQMVKLAQRIGFQVEVLRPDKTTELAKIYRVLNSSTVMVGVHGAAMTHFLFMKPGGVFIQIIPLGTDWAAETYYGEPAKKLGLDYIGYKILPRESSLYEQYDKNDPILRDPRSITQKGWQFTKGIYLTKQQVRLDLRRFKKILSDAYAKSNR